A window from Mycolicibacterium tokaiense encodes these proteins:
- a CDS encoding SHOCT domain-containing protein, with amino-acid sequence MAGSRSVAKLVVGAAVAMLVVSIVGFITTLLLHILVWDEFDAYGEVPIPGSASLELPQGEVTISFHTQIIGSGGTLPVPPISVGIIAPEGVPDPQLTEDIGATTTVNNDARVQVWLARIPQAGVYDITTNGQVGAFVSPRLAFGHGSGLGWLPVVFGVAMGVSILDLVIALFWVTRAKPKPVAPVSLLDFPEFADVDTDRRDAVRDAPVSYEPTEAGIRIQQLKTLAALRDSGALAEDEFESEKRRLLEGR; translated from the coding sequence ATGGCCGGCTCGCGTAGCGTCGCAAAGCTCGTGGTGGGCGCTGCCGTCGCCATGTTGGTGGTGTCCATCGTCGGGTTCATCACGACCCTGCTGCTGCACATCTTGGTCTGGGATGAGTTCGATGCCTACGGCGAGGTGCCGATACCCGGGTCGGCGAGTCTGGAACTACCGCAGGGCGAGGTGACGATCAGTTTCCACACCCAGATCATCGGCTCCGGCGGTACGTTGCCGGTGCCTCCCATCTCGGTGGGCATCATCGCTCCCGAGGGCGTGCCCGACCCGCAGCTGACCGAGGACATCGGTGCCACCACCACGGTCAACAACGACGCCCGGGTGCAGGTGTGGCTGGCCCGGATACCGCAAGCCGGGGTCTACGACATCACCACCAACGGGCAGGTGGGTGCGTTCGTCAGCCCGCGGTTGGCGTTCGGGCACGGCAGTGGGCTGGGGTGGTTGCCGGTGGTGTTCGGCGTGGCGATGGGCGTCAGCATCCTCGACCTGGTGATTGCACTGTTCTGGGTGACGCGGGCGAAGCCGAAACCCGTTGCGCCCGTCAGCCTGCTGGACTTTCCTGAGTTCGCCGACGTGGACACGGACCGCCGCGACGCGGTACGTGATGCGCCGGTGTCCTATGAACCGACCGAGGCCGGTATCCGCATCCAGCAACTCAAGACCCTGGCCGCGCTGCGCGACTCCGGTGCCCTGGCCGAGGACGAGTTCGAATCGGAGAAACGCCGCCTGCTCGAAGGCCGGTGA
- a CDS encoding ABC transporter ATP-binding protein: MSVLRVDALRVGIGRREIVRGVSFEVEREQTLGLVGESGSGKSMTVLGATGLLDAPGATVSGSALLDGEVELVGATARALRKVHGGRIGFVFQDPGTSLNPLLTLERQITESLEAHRNQTRRAAKDRALELLEAVGLPDPQQRLEAYPHQLSGGQRQRVMIAIALACDPALLIADEPTTALDVTTQAQIIELVRTLQHDFGTAVVWISHDLGVIGQVADQVTVLRDGEAVEQAPVLDVFDRPHHDYTRELLAARPMIGDRGPAAADPGAPVLLDVRDLDVRFPVRGPTGTSEVHAVKRVSFEIPRGSTLGLVGESGSGKSTVAAALTGQLAPDGGSATLGDTDVFAASGRAAAGLRRRISLVFQDPFSSLNPRARVGSAIAEPLLVHKLADGRSGRAARVAELLEMVGLPAEFADRYPHELSGGQRQRVSIARALATEPELLILDESTASLDVSVQAKVLDLLGRLQSELELTYLFIAHDLAVVQRMCHRVVVLRRGEVVENRPAAELFADPAADYTRALLDAVPPARPRADVR, encoded by the coding sequence ATGAGTGTGCTGCGGGTCGACGCCCTGCGGGTGGGCATCGGCAGACGGGAGATCGTGCGCGGTGTCTCCTTCGAGGTGGAGCGCGAACAGACGCTCGGTCTGGTCGGTGAGTCGGGGTCGGGCAAATCGATGACCGTGCTGGGTGCCACCGGGTTGTTGGACGCCCCCGGCGCCACGGTCAGCGGCTCGGCTCTGCTCGACGGTGAGGTGGAACTGGTCGGCGCCACGGCCCGCGCCCTGCGGAAGGTGCACGGCGGGCGCATCGGCTTCGTCTTCCAGGACCCGGGCACCTCGTTGAATCCGCTACTCACCCTGGAACGCCAGATCACCGAATCGCTGGAGGCGCACCGCAATCAGACCCGCCGCGCGGCCAAGGACCGGGCCCTGGAACTCCTGGAGGCGGTGGGGCTGCCCGATCCGCAGCAGCGACTCGAGGCCTATCCGCACCAGCTGTCCGGCGGTCAACGCCAGCGGGTCATGATCGCCATCGCGTTGGCGTGCGATCCGGCGCTGCTGATCGCCGACGAACCCACCACGGCACTCGATGTCACCACTCAGGCCCAGATCATCGAGTTGGTCCGCACCTTGCAGCACGACTTCGGCACCGCCGTCGTGTGGATCAGCCACGACCTCGGCGTCATCGGGCAGGTGGCCGACCAGGTGACGGTGCTGCGCGACGGCGAAGCGGTGGAGCAGGCACCGGTCCTCGACGTCTTCGATCGTCCGCACCATGACTACACCCGCGAGTTGCTGGCCGCCCGGCCGATGATCGGCGACCGCGGACCCGCCGCCGCGGATCCCGGCGCACCGGTGCTGCTCGACGTTCGGGATCTGGACGTCCGTTTCCCGGTCCGCGGCCCCACCGGGACGTCGGAAGTGCATGCGGTGAAACGGGTTTCGTTCGAGATTCCGCGGGGCTCCACGCTGGGCCTGGTGGGCGAGTCCGGATCCGGCAAGTCGACGGTCGCTGCCGCGCTCACCGGCCAGCTCGCCCCGGACGGCGGCAGCGCCACGCTGGGTGACACCGATGTGTTCGCCGCGTCCGGCCGTGCCGCAGCGGGTCTACGCCGCCGGATCAGCCTGGTGTTCCAGGACCCGTTCTCCTCGTTGAACCCGCGGGCGCGGGTGGGTTCTGCAATCGCCGAGCCGTTGCTGGTGCACAAGCTGGCCGACGGCCGCAGCGGCCGGGCGGCCCGGGTGGCCGAGCTTCTCGAGATGGTCGGGCTCCCGGCCGAATTCGCCGATCGGTATCCCCACGAACTGTCTGGCGGCCAGCGTCAGCGTGTCAGCATCGCCCGGGCGCTGGCCACGGAGCCGGAACTGTTGATCCTCGACGAGTCCACGGCGTCGCTGGATGTCTCCGTGCAGGCCAAGGTGCTGGACCTGTTGGGGCGGTTGCAGTCCGAGCTGGAGCTGACCTACCTGTTCATCGCCCATGACCTTGCGGTGGTGCAGCGCATGTGCCACCGGGTGGTGGTGCTGCGCCGTGGCGAGGTCGTCGAGAACCGCCCGGCGGCTGAGCTGTTCGCCGATCCGGCCGCTGACTACACCCGCGCCCTGCTCGACGCGGTACCCCCGGCGCGACCGCGCGCCGACGTCCGGTGA
- a CDS encoding SAM-dependent methyltransferase: protein MRESSIVVRPEPLGSPRYTESSRLQAAGLLEATALFEQCAAQVPLPQAPQPVVLVDYGAATGHNSLVPVGTAIRTLRGRTRSEHAVLVVHTDIAENDFTALFQTLADDPDSYLRNDAATFASAVGRSFYGQILPSNSVTLGWSSWACQWLSRSPVPVPDHIQAACSADADVRAAYARQAAHDWHEFVAFRGRELCPGGRLVVLTLAVDEDGEFGFRPVLDAILAGLDALCTDGFITADELAGMSIPMVSRSAKDFGVPFAPRDRFEDLIIERVQVFHGEDRAWTRYQADEDRAAFGAHWADLAAASVFPALAASVDQARRPEFLGRLHTHVAAQLAAAPQHIVIPLATVVLTKVGRPG, encoded by the coding sequence ATGCGCGAGTCCAGTATCGTGGTGCGGCCCGAGCCCTTGGGCAGCCCCCGCTACACCGAATCCTCCCGGCTGCAGGCAGCCGGATTGCTGGAGGCCACAGCACTTTTCGAGCAGTGCGCCGCGCAGGTGCCACTCCCCCAGGCTCCGCAGCCGGTGGTGCTGGTCGACTACGGCGCAGCCACCGGTCACAACTCGCTGGTTCCGGTGGGTACGGCCATCCGCACGTTGCGCGGGCGAACCCGCAGCGAGCACGCCGTCCTCGTGGTCCACACCGACATCGCGGAGAACGATTTCACCGCGTTGTTCCAGACGCTCGCCGACGATCCCGACAGCTACCTGCGTAACGACGCGGCGACGTTCGCCTCCGCTGTCGGCCGCTCGTTCTACGGCCAGATCCTGCCGTCCAACAGCGTCACGCTGGGGTGGAGCTCCTGGGCGTGCCAGTGGTTGAGCCGGTCGCCCGTTCCGGTGCCCGACCACATCCAGGCGGCGTGTTCGGCCGACGCCGACGTCCGCGCGGCCTACGCACGCCAGGCGGCGCACGACTGGCATGAGTTCGTCGCCTTCCGCGGCCGGGAGTTGTGCCCGGGCGGGCGCCTGGTGGTGCTCACGTTGGCAGTCGACGAGGACGGCGAATTCGGGTTCCGGCCGGTGCTGGACGCCATCCTCGCCGGTCTGGACGCTCTGTGCACCGACGGGTTCATCACCGCAGATGAGCTGGCCGGCATGTCGATTCCGATGGTCAGCCGATCCGCCAAGGACTTCGGCGTGCCGTTCGCGCCCCGGGACCGGTTCGAGGATCTGATCATCGAGCGGGTGCAGGTGTTCCACGGTGAAGATCGCGCGTGGACGCGGTACCAGGCGGACGAGGATCGCGCGGCGTTCGGTGCACACTGGGCGGACCTGGCCGCAGCATCGGTGTTTCCTGCGCTGGCCGCGTCGGTCGACCAGGCGCGCCGTCCCGAGTTCTTGGGCCGCTTGCACACCCACGTCGCTGCCCAGCTGGCCGCCGCACCCCAGCACATCGTGATTCCACTGGCCACCGTGGTGCTGACCAAGGTCGGCCGGCCCGGCTGA
- a CDS encoding ABC transporter permease, with the protein MTSPLLRFLARRLLYTVIVLFGVLVVVFALVHLVPGDPVRIALGTRYSPEAYEALRSASGLDRPLIEQFFSYIGSALTGDLGVSFRNGDPVTLTLLDRLPATVSLAVVGIIFALAFAVPAGIYSALHEGKLSDAIVRVTSQFGVSVPDFWMGILLIALFSTTLGWLPTSGYRPLLGDPAGWLQHIILPALTVGVVAGAIMARYIRSAVLEVASSGYVRTARSKGLAPSVITQRHIVRNALVPVLTITGIQLATILGGVIVVEVVFAWPGLGRLVFNAVAARDYPVIQGAVLLIAALFLLINLVVDALYAVVDPRIRLS; encoded by the coding sequence GTGACGTCTCCGTTGCTGCGCTTCCTGGCCCGGCGGCTGCTCTACACCGTGATCGTGTTGTTCGGTGTGCTGGTGGTCGTGTTCGCCCTGGTTCACCTGGTCCCCGGCGACCCGGTGCGAATCGCCCTGGGCACCAGATACTCTCCTGAAGCCTACGAGGCGCTGCGATCGGCCAGCGGATTGGATCGCCCGCTGATCGAGCAGTTCTTTTCGTATATCGGCTCGGCACTCACCGGCGATCTCGGCGTGAGCTTTCGCAACGGTGATCCCGTCACCCTCACGCTGCTGGACCGGCTTCCGGCCACCGTGTCCCTGGCCGTGGTCGGGATCATCTTCGCGCTGGCCTTCGCGGTGCCCGCGGGCATCTACTCGGCCCTGCACGAGGGCAAGCTCAGCGACGCCATCGTCCGGGTGACCAGCCAGTTCGGCGTCTCGGTCCCCGACTTCTGGATGGGCATCCTGCTGATCGCCCTGTTCTCCACCACACTGGGCTGGTTGCCCACCTCGGGGTACCGACCGCTACTGGGCGACCCGGCGGGATGGCTGCAGCACATCATCTTGCCCGCGCTCACCGTCGGGGTCGTCGCCGGTGCCATCATGGCTCGCTACATCCGCTCCGCAGTGCTGGAGGTGGCGTCGTCCGGGTACGTCCGCACCGCGCGGTCCAAAGGCCTTGCGCCGTCGGTCATCACCCAGCGGCACATCGTCCGCAACGCCCTGGTACCGGTGCTGACCATCACCGGCATCCAGTTGGCCACCATCCTCGGCGGCGTCATCGTCGTGGAGGTGGTGTTCGCCTGGCCGGGCCTGGGACGCCTGGTGTTCAACGCCGTCGCCGCGCGCGACTACCCGGTGATCCAGGGCGCGGTGCTGTTGATCGCGGCGCTGTTCCTGCTGATCAACCTGGTGGTCGACGCGTTGTACGCCGTTGTCGATCCGAGGATCCGGCTGTCATGA
- a CDS encoding NAD(P)H-dependent amine dehydrogenase family protein, with product MAPKRVVVWGTGFVGRMVIPEIVDHPNFELVGVGVSNPDKVGRDVGEICGMAVPVGVAATDDVDALIALRPDALVHYGPTAAHAEDNIRLISRFLRAGIDVCSTAMTPWVWPAMAVNPPNWITPIEQACAEGGASCFTTGIDPGFANDLFPLTLMGLCSQVRKVRASELLDYTNYEGDYEFEMGIGREPEFRPLLEHPEVLIFAWGATVPMMAHAAGIELDTITTTWDKWVTPTERKTVKGVIQPGQVAAVRFTINGVFRGETRIQLEHVNRIGHDAAPDWPSGSEDDVYRVDIEGTPSIFQETAFRFTDGSGRDPAAAGCLATGLRALNAVPAVNDLPPGWVTALDLPLIPGAGTIR from the coding sequence ATGGCACCGAAACGAGTGGTGGTGTGGGGCACCGGCTTTGTCGGGCGGATGGTGATCCCCGAGATCGTCGATCATCCGAACTTCGAGCTGGTGGGGGTGGGTGTCAGCAATCCCGACAAGGTGGGGCGCGATGTGGGGGAGATCTGCGGGATGGCCGTCCCGGTGGGCGTCGCGGCCACCGATGACGTGGATGCCTTGATCGCACTCCGGCCGGATGCGTTGGTGCACTACGGTCCCACCGCGGCCCACGCCGAGGACAACATCCGGCTGATCTCACGGTTTCTGCGGGCGGGGATCGACGTCTGCTCGACGGCGATGACACCGTGGGTGTGGCCCGCGATGGCCGTCAACCCGCCCAACTGGATCACCCCGATCGAGCAGGCTTGCGCCGAGGGCGGCGCGTCATGCTTCACCACGGGAATCGACCCGGGGTTTGCCAACGATCTGTTCCCGTTGACCCTGATGGGGCTGTGCTCGCAGGTCCGCAAGGTCAGGGCCTCCGAACTGCTGGATTACACCAATTACGAGGGCGACTACGAGTTCGAGATGGGCATCGGTCGGGAACCGGAGTTTCGCCCGCTTCTGGAACACCCCGAGGTGCTGATCTTCGCCTGGGGTGCGACGGTGCCGATGATGGCGCACGCCGCCGGAATCGAGCTCGACACGATCACCACCACCTGGGACAAGTGGGTGACGCCCACCGAACGCAAGACGGTGAAGGGAGTCATCCAGCCGGGGCAGGTGGCGGCCGTGCGGTTCACCATCAACGGCGTCTTCCGCGGCGAGACCAGGATCCAGCTCGAGCACGTCAACCGGATCGGCCACGACGCCGCACCGGACTGGCCCTCGGGCAGCGAGGACGACGTGTACCGCGTCGACATCGAAGGAACGCCCAGCATCTTCCAGGAGACGGCATTCCGGTTCACCGACGGCTCGGGGCGGGATCCGGCGGCGGCCGGCTGCCTGGCCACCGGTCTGCGCGCGCTGAACGCGGTGCCTGCCGTCAACGATCTACCGCCCGGCTGGGTGACCGCCCTGGACCTGCCGCTGATCCCCGGGGCAGGCACCATCCGCTGA
- a CDS encoding Hsp70 family protein translates to MTGETVQAVGLSIGATGVAAVTSDTAVVRTPVLTLTERQLPVVGTPEENPQRRATAQDRVLADFVDRVGDPVGILASDGSSHLGERVLAEALRSLTRLAGGLGPQVRPAVSYPAHWRTREVDALRAALRDVPEWSRAAVPLIPDATAAAIALHRTPGLPTRGVIALCDFGGSGTSVTLLDAAAGYRPIGPTVRHLDFSGDLVDQALLTHVMGGLADAGAVDLSSTSAIGSLTALRRSCRSAKERLSQATVKTLPVDLPGHRGEVRLTRTELDEVVRAPLRGVLAALDDTIQRNGLRPADVVAVATVGGAAAMVAVTATLSHALRAPVITAVRPALAAATGAALHALRSADDSGTTAMVPASMTSTMAAAVPDPAPALAWSQADDVPESADGDGWTGARPYVEFVAEPQQSGEADVVAPWHRRPALAVGAAAALLLVTAGGVGIAMTGDSTATQTAGPSAAAPAPPPAAEPVVAQPPSPVPVVQQIQPVTGMPAPVTRNKVIRGAAPAPAAPPPAAPATTAPPTSTPPTTTTAPPTTTPPTTTTAPPTTTPPSTTTAPPTTTPPNTPTPSSTTPSTAAPPASSAPETPVPQPDPPASDPVPQDGQAPPWTLPPLPIIPELPALGAPQG, encoded by the coding sequence ATGACAGGCGAAACGGTGCAGGCGGTCGGACTGTCCATCGGCGCCACCGGTGTGGCCGCTGTGACTTCTGATACCGCGGTGGTGAGAACACCGGTGTTGACGCTGACGGAGCGGCAATTGCCCGTCGTCGGGACACCGGAGGAGAACCCACAGCGCCGCGCGACTGCGCAGGACCGGGTGCTGGCCGATTTCGTCGACCGGGTGGGCGACCCGGTGGGCATCCTGGCTTCCGATGGGTCCAGTCACCTTGGCGAGCGGGTGCTGGCCGAGGCGCTCCGGTCGCTGACCCGGCTGGCCGGTGGGCTGGGGCCGCAGGTGCGTCCCGCGGTGAGCTATCCCGCGCACTGGCGCACCCGGGAAGTCGACGCGCTGCGAGCGGCGCTGCGTGACGTGCCGGAGTGGTCCCGAGCTGCCGTCCCGCTGATTCCCGACGCCACCGCCGCGGCCATCGCGCTGCACCGCACCCCTGGACTGCCGACCCGCGGGGTGATCGCGCTGTGCGATTTCGGTGGTAGCGGCACCAGCGTCACGCTGCTCGATGCCGCCGCGGGCTACCGGCCCATCGGGCCCACGGTGCGCCACCTCGACTTCTCCGGTGACCTGGTGGACCAGGCGCTGCTCACCCATGTCATGGGCGGCCTGGCCGATGCCGGCGCCGTAGATCTCTCCTCGACCTCAGCCATCGGATCGCTGACCGCGTTGCGGCGCAGTTGCCGGTCTGCCAAGGAGCGGCTGTCGCAGGCCACCGTGAAAACGCTGCCGGTGGACCTGCCCGGGCACCGCGGCGAGGTCCGGCTCACCCGGACCGAACTCGACGAAGTGGTGCGGGCCCCGCTGCGGGGAGTCCTGGCCGCCCTGGACGACACCATCCAGCGCAACGGGCTGCGACCGGCCGATGTGGTGGCCGTCGCGACCGTCGGTGGCGCCGCCGCCATGGTGGCCGTCACCGCAACGCTGTCCCACGCTCTGCGGGCGCCGGTGATCACCGCTGTGCGCCCCGCCCTGGCAGCGGCCACGGGCGCCGCCCTCCACGCGCTGCGCAGCGCCGACGACAGCGGCACCACCGCCATGGTCCCGGCGTCGATGACCTCGACCATGGCGGCTGCGGTCCCCGACCCGGCGCCCGCTCTGGCCTGGTCGCAGGCCGATGATGTCCCGGAGTCGGCCGACGGCGACGGCTGGACCGGGGCCCGCCCGTACGTCGAGTTCGTTGCCGAACCGCAGCAGAGCGGCGAAGCGGACGTGGTGGCCCCGTGGCACCGCCGACCTGCGCTGGCTGTGGGTGCCGCCGCAGCGCTGCTGCTGGTCACCGCAGGCGGGGTCGGCATCGCGATGACCGGGGATTCGACCGCCACGCAGACTGCCGGGCCGTCGGCGGCCGCTCCGGCACCGCCGCCCGCAGCCGAACCGGTTGTGGCACAGCCGCCGTCACCTGTGCCGGTGGTACAGCAGATCCAACCCGTGACGGGGATGCCGGCACCCGTGACCCGAAACAAGGTCATCCGGGGCGCGGCGCCCGCGCCGGCAGCGCCACCGCCGGCGGCGCCCGCCACGACGGCTCCGCCGACCTCGACGCCGCCGACCACCACGACGGCCCCGCCGACCACGACGCCGCCGACCACGACGACGGCTCCGCCGACCACGACTCCGCCGAGCACCACGACGGCTCCGCCGACCACGACACCGCCGAACACCCCCACTCCGAGTTCTACGACCCCGAGTACCGCGGCGCCGCCAGCCAGTTCGGCGCCCGAAACGCCTGTCCCGCAGCCTGATCCACCGGCTTCCGACCCGGTGCCGCAGGACGGCCAAGCGCCGCCCTGGACGTTGCCGCCGCTGCCGATCATCCCCGAGTTACCTGCCCTCGGGGCGCCGCAGGGGTAG
- a CDS encoding ABC transporter substrate-binding protein, translated as MRRPAVSAAVAVLSAVLLLVTGCSTGQRVDLGAGAGNLVAAIAGEPDQLDPHKTSAYFSFEVLENVFDTLVEPDADLEMKPALAESWEVSPDELTWTFRLRPGVRFHNGDPLTAEDVVFSYRRIIDEGLTNVDKFSAVADVSAPDPATVVIRLDRPTPNLLTNLGGFKGMAIVSRRNVESGEIATNPVGTGPFAFAGQRSGDSITLRANPDYWGGPPKVPGVTFRFISEPSTALSALQAGEVDWTDSIPTQRVSQLEGDDSLSLAVTPSNDYWYLALNNAKPPWNDVRVRQAVAYGIDRDAIVAATSYGTAALNQLAIPEGNPWFTPYDTYSYDIDRARSLLQEAESQPQNLDMLVTSEYPETVTAAQIIADNLAPLGITVNIRTVDFATWLDEQNNGNFDMLMMGWLGNIDPDDFYYAQHHTDGTSNAQKFSDPEVDRLLDAGRVETDRDARADDYAKAATLIADNVSYIYLYNPSVIQAWTPALQGYEARRDGAIRFRTAELSEEGAA; from the coding sequence ATGCGCAGACCAGCGGTGTCCGCCGCTGTCGCTGTGCTGTCTGCAGTACTCCTGCTCGTCACGGGCTGCTCAACCGGCCAACGGGTTGACCTGGGCGCCGGCGCCGGCAACCTGGTCGCGGCGATCGCCGGAGAGCCCGATCAACTGGATCCGCACAAGACCTCGGCGTACTTCTCGTTCGAAGTGCTGGAGAACGTGTTCGACACCCTGGTCGAACCGGACGCCGACCTGGAGATGAAGCCCGCTCTGGCCGAGTCCTGGGAGGTGTCCCCGGACGAGCTCACCTGGACGTTCCGTCTGCGCCCCGGAGTGAGGTTCCACAACGGGGACCCGTTGACCGCCGAGGACGTGGTGTTCTCCTACCGCCGGATCATCGACGAAGGGCTGACCAACGTCGACAAGTTCAGTGCGGTCGCCGACGTCAGCGCGCCGGACCCGGCCACCGTGGTCATCCGACTCGACCGGCCCACCCCCAACTTGCTGACCAACCTCGGCGGCTTCAAAGGCATGGCGATCGTGTCGCGCCGCAATGTCGAGAGCGGTGAGATCGCCACCAATCCGGTGGGCACCGGCCCGTTCGCGTTCGCCGGGCAACGCAGCGGTGACTCGATCACGCTGCGGGCCAATCCGGACTACTGGGGCGGCCCACCGAAGGTTCCCGGTGTCACCTTCCGGTTCATCTCCGAGCCGTCGACCGCGCTGTCGGCACTGCAGGCCGGCGAGGTGGACTGGACGGATTCGATTCCCACGCAACGGGTTTCGCAGCTCGAGGGTGACGATTCGCTCTCGCTGGCGGTGACGCCCAGCAATGACTACTGGTACCTGGCGCTCAACAATGCGAAACCGCCGTGGAACGACGTGCGGGTGCGCCAAGCCGTCGCCTACGGGATCGACCGCGACGCCATCGTGGCGGCCACCAGCTATGGCACCGCGGCCCTGAACCAGTTGGCCATTCCCGAGGGCAACCCGTGGTTCACGCCGTATGACACCTACTCCTACGATATCGACAGAGCCAGATCGCTTCTGCAAGAGGCAGAGTCGCAGCCGCAGAATCTGGACATGCTGGTCACCAGCGAGTATCCCGAGACCGTGACCGCCGCCCAGATCATCGCCGACAACCTCGCGCCGCTGGGCATCACCGTCAACATCCGCACGGTGGATTTCGCCACCTGGCTCGACGAGCAGAACAACGGCAACTTCGACATGTTGATGATGGGCTGGTTGGGCAACATCGACCCGGACGATTTCTACTACGCCCAGCACCACACCGACGGCACCAGCAACGCGCAGAAGTTTTCCGACCCCGAGGTCGACCGACTGCTCGACGCCGGCCGCGTGGAGACCGACCGCGATGCCCGGGCCGACGACTACGCCAAGGCCGCCACCCTGATCGCCGACAACGTGAGCTACATCTACCTCTACAATCCGTCGGTCATCCAGGCGTGGACGCCTGCCCTGCAGGGGTATGAAGCGCGCCGCGACGGCGCCATCCGATTCCGCACCGCAGAACTCAGCGAGGAGGGTGCGGCGTGA
- a CDS encoding SDR family oxidoreductase: MSAEAKVVAITGAGTGIGAATAELLAAQGHPVVLAARRQQRIDGVAARIRAQGGVALSVVTDVTRYADMETLVAAAVREFGRLDVLVSNAGIAKTGLIAERDVAGWTAMIDVNFRGVLHGIAAALPVFREQGRGHFVTTISTSGLKIVPSQGVYAATKNAVRTLLEAFRQENTDGVIRTTSISPGYVATELADTIEDDTLRAQVRKSMADFGLDAAAVARAIAFAIEQPADVEIGDITIRPTVQS; encoded by the coding sequence ATGAGTGCAGAGGCGAAGGTCGTGGCGATCACGGGAGCCGGGACCGGGATCGGCGCCGCAACCGCGGAGCTGTTGGCGGCCCAGGGTCACCCGGTGGTGCTGGCGGCGCGGCGGCAGCAGCGTATCGACGGGGTGGCCGCACGGATCCGGGCGCAGGGAGGTGTCGCCCTCAGCGTGGTCACCGACGTCACCCGGTACGCCGACATGGAGACCCTGGTCGCCGCGGCGGTGCGTGAGTTCGGACGCCTCGACGTCCTGGTGAGCAACGCCGGAATCGCGAAGACCGGGCTGATCGCCGAGCGCGACGTCGCCGGCTGGACGGCCATGATCGACGTGAACTTCCGGGGCGTGTTGCACGGAATCGCCGCAGCACTGCCCGTTTTCCGGGAGCAGGGGCGGGGACACTTCGTGACCACGATCTCGACCTCGGGGCTCAAGATCGTGCCGAGCCAGGGCGTGTACGCGGCGACGAAGAACGCGGTGCGCACGCTTCTGGAGGCGTTTCGTCAGGAGAACACCGACGGCGTGATCCGCACGACGTCCATCTCTCCGGGCTACGTGGCCACCGAGCTGGCCGACACGATCGAGGACGACACGCTGCGCGCGCAGGTCCGGAAATCCATGGCGGACTTCGGTTTGGACGCCGCTGCGGTGGCCCGGGCCATCGCCTTTGCGATCGAGCAACCGGCCGACGTGGAGATCGGCGACATCACGATCCGCCCCACCGTGCAGAGCTGA
- a CDS encoding ABC transporter permease, whose product MTPSNTAEARLSSWRILLSNPVTVVSGALLLLVALIAVTANWITPYGINDIDVPNALQSPSAAHWFGTDELGRDVLSRVLVAIQASMQVAVVSVVIAAVVGVTVGLVAGYWGGWLDAVFMRIVDVMFAFPVLLLALAVVAILGPGVTTTILAIAIVYTPIFARVARASTLSVRVEPYVAASRTMGTGHGYILRRHILPNIAGPLIVQTSLSLAFAILSEAALSFLGLGIQPPQPSLGRMIFDSQGFVTLAWWMAVFPGVAIFLTVLAFNLFGDGLRDVLDPKQRTIAETRKTGGSA is encoded by the coding sequence ATGACCCCGAGCAACACGGCCGAGGCCCGACTGTCGTCGTGGCGCATTCTGCTGTCCAATCCGGTGACGGTGGTCAGCGGCGCGCTGCTTCTGCTGGTGGCGCTCATCGCGGTCACCGCGAACTGGATCACTCCCTACGGCATCAACGACATCGACGTCCCCAATGCGCTCCAGAGCCCCAGTGCGGCGCACTGGTTCGGCACCGACGAGTTGGGCCGTGACGTGCTGTCTCGGGTCCTGGTGGCCATCCAGGCCTCAATGCAGGTAGCGGTGGTCAGCGTGGTCATTGCCGCCGTGGTGGGGGTGACAGTGGGCCTGGTGGCCGGCTATTGGGGCGGCTGGCTGGACGCGGTGTTCATGCGCATCGTCGACGTGATGTTCGCCTTCCCGGTGCTGCTGCTGGCGCTGGCGGTGGTGGCCATCCTGGGGCCGGGGGTCACCACCACCATCCTGGCCATCGCCATCGTCTACACCCCGATCTTCGCGCGGGTGGCCCGGGCGAGCACCCTGAGCGTGCGGGTGGAGCCGTATGTTGCGGCGTCGCGCACCATGGGCACCGGCCACGGCTACATCCTGCGGCGCCACATCCTGCCCAACATCGCCGGACCGCTGATCGTCCAGACCTCGCTGTCGTTGGCGTTCGCCATTCTCTCCGAGGCCGCGCTGTCCTTCCTGGGCTTGGGAATCCAGCCGCCGCAGCCTTCGTTGGGCCGGATGATCTTCGACTCCCAGGGCTTCGTGACGTTGGCCTGGTGGATGGCGGTGTTCCCGGGCGTCGCCATCTTCCTCACCGTCCTGGCCTTCAACCTGTTCGGCGACGGGCTGCGCGACGTGCTCGATCCCAAGCAGCGCACCATCGCCGAGACCCGGAAGACCGGGGGCAGCGCATGA